One window from the genome of Salvia miltiorrhiza cultivar Shanhuang (shh) chromosome 7, IMPLAD_Smil_shh, whole genome shotgun sequence encodes:
- the LOC130992148 gene encoding cytochrome b561 and DOMON domain-containing protein At3g07570 encodes MKKVPPSYTLLLILSFLFPYVYSQSQDSCSSPLPLENALPFDTTSLQCVTVWSSQGFILRYVQAAANVWNFVVSAPSTNAYVGIGFSPNGDMVGSTAIVGWVESGGTPNMKEYFLGGQQPSLVRLIQQQPNQGLPIGNVSITLIQSGRIYIAFQLLTAQPGSRLIYAVGPAGRLPQAPDFRLTEHQERIATTLNYASGEFKTEKRPESSLRRSHGLLNMLGWAIMMPIGAMVARYMRKWDPLWFYLHAVIQSTAFLLGLIGVICGFVLDDRLSANVSKHKALGIFILTFGCLQVLALLIRPEKASKIRKYWNWYHFSVGRVLVFLAAVNVFYGIHLGKPGSSWNAGFAAVLVILFIITLIMEIRIWFRK; translated from the exons atgaagaaggTGCCTCCAAGCTACACACTGTTGTTGATTCTCAGCTTCTTATTTCCATATGTTTATTCACAATCACAAGATTCCTGCTCTTCTCCCCTCCCTTTGGAAAACGCACTTCCCTTTGACACAACTTCTCTCCAATGTGTCACAGTATGGAGTTCTCAAGGCTTCATCCTCAGA TATGTGCAGGCTGCAGCAAATGTATGGAATTTTGTGGTGTCAGCACCCAGCACAAATGCATATGTTGGCATAGGATTCTCACCCAATGGCGACATGGTTGGCTCAACTGCCATAGTTGGTTGGGTAGAATCTGGTGGCACCCCCAACATGAAGGAGTACTTCTTGGGAGGCCAACAACCTAGCCTTGTTAGGTTGATCCAACAACAACCCAATCAAGGCTTGCCAATTGGCAATGTCTCCATCACACTCATCCAATCGGGCCGAATCTACATCGCTTTCCAGCTCCTCACGGCCCAGCCCGGCTCCCGCCTCATCTATGCCGTTGGCCCGGCCGGCCGCCTGCCTCAGGCCCCCGACTTCCGCTTGACCGAACATCAGGAGAGGATCGCCACCACCTTGAATTACGCATCAG GTGAATTTAAAACGGAGAAACGGCCCGAGTCGAGTCTCCGGAGGAGCCATGGGCTTTTGAACATGTTGGGCTGGGCCATCATGATGCCCATCGGGGCGATGGTGGCCCGCTACATGAGGAAATGGGACCCACTTTGGTTTTACTTGCATGCCGTTATTCAATCAACCGCCTTCTTGTTGGGCCTAATTGGTGTAATCTGTGGTTTTGTTTTGGATGATCGTCTCAGCGCCAACGTTTCCAAACACAAAGCTCTTGGAATTTTTATTCTCACTTTTGGTTGCCTTCag GTTTTGGCGCTCCTAATCCGACCGGAAAAGGCGTCAAAAATTCGGAAATATTGGAATTGGTATCATTTTAGCGTGGGAAGGGTTTTGGTGTTCTTGGCTGCGGTTAATGTGTTTTATGGCATCCATTTGGGCAAACCCGGTTCCTCGTGGAACGCCGGTTTTGCAGCGGTTCTTGTCATTTTATTCATCATCACTCTAATTATGGAGATTAGGATATGGTTTAGAAAATGA